One segment of Zymoseptoria tritici IPO323 chromosome 2, whole genome shotgun sequence DNA contains the following:
- a CDS encoding ATP synthase F1-sector subunit beta, producing MLKNGIARAARTQALRRPFQQRAFQPKTFAPAIAHRFASTDAAKDGKVHQVIGAVVDVKFPTDVLPPILNALEAENGGQKLILEVAQHLGENVVRCIAMDGTEGLVRGQKATDSGNPIMVPVGPGVLGRIMNVTGDPIDERGPIKHDKKLPIHSEPPAFTDQSTSAEVLATGIKVVDLLAPYARGGKIGLFGGAGVGKTVFIQELINNIAKAHGGFSVFTGVGERTREGNDLYHEMQETGVIQLDGESKVALVFGQMNEPPGARARVALTGLTLAEYFRDVEGQDVLLFIDNIFRFTQAGAEVSALLGRIPSAVGYQPTLAVDMGGMQERITTTKKGSITSVQAVYVPADDLTDPAPATTFAHLDATTVLSRGISELGIYPAVDPLDSASRMLDPRIIGQDHYDTATKVQQMLQEYKSLQDIIAILGMDELSEADKLTVERARKIQRFLSQPFTVAQVFTGIEGKLVSLKDTIASFKSIMAGEGDDLPEGAFYMVGDFSEAQAKGKQILADLEKS from the exons ATGCTGAAGAA CGGCATCGCTCGTGCTGCCCGCACCCAGGCGCTGCGCAGACCTTTCCAGCAGCGCGCATTCCAGCCAAAGACCTTTGCGCCCGCCATCGCGCACCGATTCGCCTCCACCGACGCCGCCAAAGACGGCAAGGTCCACCAGGTCATCGGTGCCGTCGTCGACGTCAAGTTCCCAACTG ATGTCCTCCCACCTATCCTCAACGCCCTCGAGGCCGAAAATGGTGGCCAGAAGCTGATTCTGGAGGTCGCA CAACATTTGGGTGAGAACGTCGTGCGATGCATTGCTATGGACGGAACCGAGGGTCTCGTCCGTGGACAGAAGGCCACCGACTCTGGCAACCCCATCATGGTGCCCGTCGGCCCAGGTGTCCTCGGGCGTATCATGAACGTTACCGGTGACCCAATTGATGAGCGCGGCCCAATCAAGCACGACAAGAAGCTCCCCATCCACAGCGAGCCTCCCGCTTTCACCGATCAGTCCACCTCCGCCGAGGTGCTCGCCACTGGTATCAAGGTCGTGGATCTCCTCGCCCCATACGCGCGTGGTGGAAAGATTGGTCTCTTCGGCGGTGCCGGTGTCGGAAAGACTGTGTTCATTCAGGAGCTCATT AACAACATTGCCAAGGCCCACGGTGGTTTCTCCGTCTTCACTGGTGTCGGTGAGCGTACCCGTGAGGGTAACGACCTGTACCACGAAATGCAGGAGACTGGTGTCATTCAGCTCGATGGCGAGTCCAAGGTCGCCCTCGTGTTCGGACAGATGAACGAGCCCCCAGGTGCCCGTGCCCGTGTCGCTCTGACTGGTCTGACTCTTGCCGA ATACTTCAGGGATGTAGAGGGACAGGACGtgctcctcttcatcgacaaCATCTTCCGCTTCACCCAGGCCGGTGCTGAAGTTTCGGCATTGTTGGGCAGGATTCCGTCTGCCGTCGGATACCAGCCAACTCTCGCCGTCGACATGGGTGGTATGCAAGAGCGTATTACCACCACCAAGAAGGGATCCATCACCTCCGTCCAGGCCGTGTACGTGCCCGCTGACGATTTGACTGATCCCGCTCCTGCCACCACGTTCGCCCATTTGGACGCCACCACTGTGCTTTCCCGTGGTATCTCCGAGTTGGGTATCTACCCCGCCGTCGACCCTCTCGATTCCGCTAGCCGCATGTTGGACCCCCGTATCATCGGACAGGACCACTACGACACCGCCACCAAGGTCCAACAGATGCTTCAGGAGTACAAGTCCCTCCAGGATATCATTGCTATTCTCGGAATGGACGAACTTTCGGAAGCCGACAAGCTTACCGTCGAGCGTGCGCGTAAGATCCAGCGTTTCTTGAGCCAGCCTTTCACCGTCGCCCAGGTCTTCACTGGTATCGAGGGCAAGCTCGTTTCCCTCAAGGATACCATCGCCTCTTTCAAGTCCATCATGGCTGGTGAGGGTGATGACCTCCCAGAGGGTGCTTTCTACATGGTTGGCGACTTCTCCGAGGCACAGGCGAAGGGCAAGCAGATTCTGGCCGATCTTGAGAAGTCATAG
- a CDS encoding putative HAM-2, hyphal anastomosis-2 protein ([Function] HAM-2 (NCU03726) encodes a putative transmembrane protein of unknown function althought it is involved in conidial anatomosis. Its ortholog in budding yeast (FAR11) is required for pheromone initiated cell cycle arrest during mating.[Domain]N1221-like protein (PF07923)The sequences featured in this family are similar to a hypothetical protein product of ORF N1221 in the CPT1-SPC98 intergenic region of the yeast genome (P53917). ...) produces the protein MDEVENPDLPAAGESSPTLRPVDEDEDAGVRPNAAHKLEGDNAANNSTPNPPATRAAVPARPGLTRENSAPPPQQPPPAPPVQSVATESIDFSQEAPDSLTLADLKRIRSTFPQSQPTPKQQLADDEKVYDFDYRDSQSFPVELEEWFSYSEDEELKLRKCRSVFNDEWRSSGDGKHDWLDITEDARRTFAKKWMKVLEDGSDEEQVTKALMILTYIGLGVWEETAGRREGCALEDLFSDSTFGGSRLDEYGSSSLQVQWIVAMVDTLHSCDGLRTIYSTLRKMCERDFQSTVPEAPSRNETQARRGDESVELWCCLTLMYLFVEVARSTGNGQALKGDVLALEPSFLNYITQIVGRLRWDESSPVPLTKMLLLAWKAILASFGGIQDVEKVKASFRENPDEMDARGQPIITASPLDYHLFRQEINSKYPAYQPPPPLFPLEPENNSILPPLKHRRPSFAMSDSAFTGAPSVGTASIMHQPVHIATPAPSPPPSPAGPGKAGKKQNYQTNQMFPFLYPPLDASSNELGGKGSTELQDALVGRKWQGADIPASILEAAELFATRMRATRGMKQLWEARVDFMKQERGWKNPDEDDLLPVDDDFELVPKAKPEDTVEQGQPVPLTDEQRQLNKVSQYYRDSLPHLQSVVIVLLKAVLQNVTDLVTKGNGQNGLQAGIQFNDVNGINGSKPLENGLNGHSDGIENTAEELDKLRTQEIAAKALSAILLLLLKWFKVTHILQYEYMTQLLLDSNYVPLILKLWQTQEIGRACHYKLDRSDRNFFAFCKSTSRQADPEPTTSISPNGVPTSDSEDDAAPPPIKRNRDADPDTILSPVFEDSEFAHPPEIDELGYAQTPLPTSLLKNYSYRNMFSAINYLRVLQKVTRRKTHRALLLVSYKSSNHLKKTLKIPVQQLRFYTLKLFKSQVPFCGRKWRQGNMKIITAVWLSVPAELRDDWLSGGGGGMGGACVGDVDGTVEDALPLEQSLRALTHWWNVRNFTDVMGVDKGMLEEEMDYFSRELEKMEISREEELGDEQALAEEGWQGPIEGY, from the coding sequence ATGGACGAAGTCGAGAACCCAGACCTCCCAGCGGCAGGGGAGTCGAGTCCCACGCTCAGACCtgtcgacgaagatgaggatgctGGAGTGAGGCCCAACGCGGCGCACAAGCTTGAAGGAGATAATGCAGCGAACAACTCTACGCCGAATCCTCCAGCGACAAGAGCTGCTGTGCCCGCGAGACCGGGCTTGACACGAGAGAACTCGGCACCTCCACCTCAGCAACCGCCTCCAGCGCCGCCTGTTCAGTCCGTAGCCACCGAATCGATCGACTTCTCGCAAGAAGCTCCCGACAGTCTTACGCTTGCCGATCTCAAGCGTATACGAAGTACTTTCCCTCAAAGCCAGCCGACTCCGAAACAACAGCtggcggacgacgagaaggtTTACGACTTTGACTACAGAGACTCCCAATCATTCCCGGTCGAATTGGAAGAGTGGTTCAGCTATAgtgaggacgaggagctcAAGTTGAGGAAGTGCAGATCAGTGTTCAACGATGAGTGGAGGAGTTCGGGGGATGGGAAGCATGACTGGCTGGACATCACCGAGGATGCAAGGAGAACGTTCGCGAAGAAGTGGATGAAAGTGCTGGAAGACGGTTCAGACGAAGAGCAGGTCACAAAAGCGCTCATGATATTGACATACATTGGTCTGGGTGTATGGGAAGAGACCGCTGGTCGTCGAGAAGGTTGTGCATTGGAAGATTTGTTCTCGGATAGCACTTTTGGTGGTTCGAGGCTTGATGAGTATGGGTCTTCAAGCTTGCAAGTACAGTGGATTGTTGCCATGGTGGACACTCTGCACTCGTGTGATGGGTTAAGGACGATCTACTCCACATTGAGAAAGATGTGCGAACGGGACTTTCAAAGCACTGTTCCTGAGGCACCTTCTCGGAATGAAACCCAAGCAAGGCGAGGTGACGAGAGTGTGGAGCTCTGGTGCTGTCTGACGCTGATGTATCTCTTTGTCGAGGTTGCGCGTTCGACAGGCAACGGACAGGCTTTGAAAGGGGATGTCCTCGCATTGGAGCCGAGCTTCCTCAATTATATCACACAGATCGTCGGACGGTTACGCTGGGATGAATCATCTCCCGTCCCATTGACGAAGATGCTGCTCCTCGCATGGAAGGCGATTCTTGCATCCTTTGGAGGCATACAAGATGTCGAAAAGGTCAAGGCGAGTTTCCGGGAGAATCCCGACGAGATGGATGCTCGAGGCCAGCCGATCATCACGGCTTCTCCATTGGACTACCACCTTTTCCGACAGGAGATCAATTCCAAATATCCAGCCTATCAGCCTCCACCGCCACTGTTTCCTTTGGAGCCAGAGAATAACAGCATCTTGCCTCCACTGAAGCATCGCCGTCCGAGTTTTGCCATGTCTGACTCGGCATTCACCGGAGCTCCTTCAGTAGGAACTGCGTCGATCATGCATCAGCCTGTGCATATCGCTACGCCTGCTCCGtcacctccaccatctcccGCCGGTCCTGGCAAGGCCGGAAAGAAACAGAACTACCAAACGAACCAGATGTTTCCATTCTTGTACCCTCCCCTCGACGCCAGCAGTAACGAGTTGGGAGGAAAGGGGAGCACCGAATTGCAGGATGCACTTGTTGGCCGCAAGTGGCAAGGTGCCGACATTCCAGCGAGTATTCTCGAGGCCGCAGAGCTATTCGCTACACGTATGCGAGCAACTCGAGGTATGAAGCAACTGTGGGAAGCTCGAGTCGACTTTATGAAGCAAGAACGAGGGTGGAAGAATCCGGATGAGGATGACTTGCTGCCCGTCGATGACGATTTCGAACTGGTGCCCAAGGCAAAACCCGAAGACACCGTCGAGCAAGGACAGCCAGTTCCGCTGACCGACGAGCAGCGACAGCTGAACAAAGTCAGCCAGTACTACCGAGACTCACTACCACATTTGCAGAGCGTTGTCATTGTTTTGCTCAAGGCAGTGTTGCAGAATGTCACCGACCTGGTCACAAAAGGCAACGGTCAGAATGGTCTGCAAGCTGGTATTCAGTTCAACGATGTGAACGGCATCAATGGCTCAAAGCCTCTCGAGAATGGTCTCAACGGCCACTCCGACGGCATCGAGAATACCGCAGAAGAGCTCGACAAACTGCGCACGCAAGAGATCGCCGCAAAAGCACTGAGCGctattctcctcctcctgctaaAATGGTTCAAGGTCACCCACATCCTCCAATACGAGTACATGacccaactcctcctcgactccaACTACGTTCCTCTAATCCTCAAACTCTGGCAAACGCAAGAGATTGGCCGAGCATGCCACTACAAACTTGACCGCTCCGACCGCAACTTCTTCGCATTTTGCAAATCCACCTCCCGCCAAGCGGACCCCGAACCAACAACCTCAATCTCACCCAACGGCGTTCCCACATCCGACTCGGAGGACGACGCTGCTCCTCCACCTATCAAACGCAATCGCGACGCCGACCCTGACACCATCCTCTCTCCCGTCTTCGAGGACAGCGAATTCGCGCATCCGCCCGAGATCGACGAGCTTGGCTACGCTCAAACCCCACTGCCAACATCCCTGCTCAAGAACTACTCCTACCGCAACATGTTCAGTGCGATCAACTATCTCCGAGTGCTGCAAAAGGTCACCCGCCGGAAAACCCATCGCGCACTGCTGCTCGTGAGCTACAAGAGTTCCAACCATCTTAAGAAGACGCTCAAGATTCCTGTGCAGCAGTTGCGATTCTACACTCTGAAACTCTTCAAGTCACAAGTCCCATTCTGCGGACGCAAGTGGCGACAAGGAAACATGAAGATCATCACAGCAGTATGGCTTTCTGTTCCAGCGGAGTTGAGAGACGACTGGTTGtctggcggcggaggcggcatGGGCGGTGCATGTGTGGGAGATGTGGATGGTACGGTGGAGGATGCGCTGCCGTTGGAGCAGAGTCTACGGGCGTTGACGCATTGGTGGAATGTAAGGAACTTCACGGATGTGATGGGTGTGGACAAGGGcatgttggaggaggagatggactACTTCTCGAGAgagctggagaagatggagatcaGCCGGGAGGAAGAACTGGGCGATGAGCAGGCTCTGGCAGAGGAAGGGTGGCAGGGTCCGATTGAGGGGTATTGA